The following are encoded in a window of Panicum virgatum strain AP13 chromosome 5N, P.virgatum_v5, whole genome shotgun sequence genomic DNA:
- the LOC120675070 gene encoding NDR1/HIN1-like protein 2 produces MNHPQEGAGYNEVTIMYNDGAVPFPYPPPPPPPRHGRLNPFRILVRGLVAASAVFGVLALLICLIYWPRTVRVAAAAATLARFEVDRYDTTPTSITPVLSYNLNAVLAVSNPNKRVSVYYDGFQASGLYQYHRFARAALPLPFQATRRTDTVPVELTGSSPAHVDLRADAFPPHEKGVFPVDLMVDGIVRYRFGKLTTAVASKLTVECRLDLNLMVPSGWIDCANWS; encoded by the coding sequence ATGAACCATCCACAAGAAGGAGCAGGCTACAACGAGGTCACCATCATGTACAACGACGGCGCTGTCCCATTCCCATaccctccgccaccgcctcccccaCGGCACGGCCGCCTGAACCCATTCCGCATTCTTGTCAGAGGCTTGGTCGCAGCCAGCGCCGTCTTCGGCGTCCTCGCGCTCCTCATCTGCCTCATCTACTGGCCCCGGACGGTCCgggtggccgcggccgccgcgacgcTCGCCCGCTTCGAGGTCGACCGCTACGACACCACCCCCACGTCGATCACCCCGGTGCTCTCCTACAACCTCAACGCCGTCCTGGCCGTCTCCAACCCCAACAAGCGCGTGTCCGTCTACTACGACGGGTTCCAGGCGTCGGGCCTCTACCAGTACCACCGCTtcgcccgcgccgcgctgccgctTCCGTTCCAGGCCACGCGGCGCACCGACACGGTGCCGGTCGAGCTCACCGGGAGCTCGCCCGCGCACGTCGACCTCCGCGCCGACGCTTTCCCACCTCACGAGAAGGGGGTGTTCCCGGTGGACCTGATGGTGGATGGGATCGTGCGGTACAGGTTCGGCAAGCTGACGACGGCCGTGGCGAGCAAGCTGACTGTCGAGTGCCGCCTGGACCTGAACCTGATGGTGCCTTCCGGTTGGATCGATTGTGCCAACTGGAGCTGA
- the LOC120672082 gene encoding NDR1/HIN1-like protein 10 — translation MAAYEKQQPQPPLNVGYYGPPIPPPQPAYYPPPPAPHRGGGGPRRLLCFLFKLVALAVIVLGAATLVLWLIFRPDTPKAYADSAALSRFELGAGAGSGGGDLLQYNLTVAIRLRNPNRFGIRYEYAEAQAFYDGERFGFDPLQPFYLGRKSDARITAAFSGSAAVDGDDDVRRTYRRENGEGFYYIKVRVYSDLSFRVRVFRVHDYKSKITCVLRLPAPTAGGNANATAMTTLGTRCDVDF, via the coding sequence ATGGCGGCCTACGagaagcagcagccgcagccgccgctgaACGTCGGGTACTACGGCCCGCCGATCCCTCCTCCGCAGCCGGCGTACtacccaccgccgcccgccccgcaccgtggcggcggcgggccgcgcCGCCTGCTGTGCTTCCTCTTCAAGCTCGTGGCGCTGGCCGTCATCGTGCTCGGCGCGGCCACCCTGGTGCTCTGGCTCATCTTCCGCCCGGACACCCCCAAGGCGTACGCCGACTCCGCCGCGCTCTCCCGCTTcgagctcggcgccggcgccggcagcggcggcggggacctcCTCCAGTACAACCTCACGGTGGCCATCCGCCTGCGGAACCCCAACCGGTTCGGGATCCGGTACGAGTACGCCGAGGCGCAGGCGTTCTACGACGGCGAGCGGTTCGGCTTCGACCCGCTGCAGCCGTTCTACCTGGGCCGCAAGAGCGACGCCCGGATCACGGCCGCGTtcagcggctcggcggcggtggacggcgacgacgatgtgcGGCGCACGTACCGGAGGGAGAACGGGGAGGGGTTCTACTACATCAAGGTGAGGGTGTACTCGGACCTGAGCTTCAGGGTCAGGGTCTTCCGCGTGCACGATTACAAGAGCAAGATCACCTGCGTGCTGCGGCTGCCGGCGCCCACCGCCGGTGGCAACGCGAACGCCACGGCGATGACGACGCTGGGGACGAGGTGCGACGTCGACTTCTGA
- the LOC120676999 gene encoding uncharacterized protein LOC120676999, with product MREALVIAFVAALASLFVVLLGLVLLRHWWQRRGAVPASTRGGFVLFDVCLSDDRRQPRAARPPSSVERSRWRAPRERGDSEAAAAVEAEPDECEIARWKKIFGGPARCLSTIDEGTEKGGTTAATTPAFCTPPASPDRREARAARPLDMASIAAQLKA from the coding sequence ATGAGGGAGGCGCTCGTTATCGCGTTCGTGGCCGCCCTGGCGTCCCTGTTCGTCGTCCTGCTCGGCCTCGTCCTGCTTCGGCACTGGTGGCagcgccgcggcgccgtcccGGCGTCCACCCGCGGCGGCTTCGTCCTGTTCGACGTCTGCCTCTCCGACGACAGGCGGCAGCCACGCGCCGCGAGGCCGCCGTCGTCCGTGGAGCGGAGCCGGTGGCGGGCGCCGCGGGAGCGCGGGGACAgcgaggccgccgcggcggtcgAGGCGGAGCCCGACGAGTGCGAGATCGCGCGGTGGAAGAAGATCTTCGGGGGCCCCGCGAGGTGCCTGTCCACGATAGACGAGGGGACGGAGAAGGGCGGCACGACGGCGGCCACGACGCCCGCGTTctgcacgccgccggcgtcgcccgaCCGCCGGGaggcccgcgccgcccggcctCTCGACATGGCTTCCATCGCGGCGCAACTTAAGGCTTAG
- the LOC120675071 gene encoding NDR1/HIN1-like protein 10 translates to MNHPQEGVVYGYTELTYVSTAGPPPYPPPPPPPPPPPRRRLSLFCILVRAFIGVCFFIGALALLIWLIYRPRTIQVAVATATLSGFDLNTTASITPVLSYNLTAALAVTNPNRRVSIYYDQLQAVGLYQGVRFGRATLPLSFQGTRRTDAAPALLAGRSLVDLNADAFGEDSRTGVFPVDLWVEGMVRYKFGELTTTTASTLKVKCHLALKLMVASGWVDCTVIDF, encoded by the coding sequence ATGAACCATCCGCAGGAAGGAGTTGTCTATGGCTACACCGAGCTCACCTACGTGTCCACCGCCGGCCCTCCCCCGtaccctcctcctccgccgccgccgccgcctccaccacgccgccgcctgagCCTGTTCTGCATCCTGGTCAGAGCCTTCATCGGCGTGTGCTTCTTCATCGGCGCCCTCGCGCTCCTCATCTGGCTCATCTACCGGCCCCGGACGATCCAGGTCGCCGTCGCCACGGCGACGCTCTCAGGCTTCGACCTCAACACCACCGCGTCGATCACCCCGGTGCTCTCCTACAACCtcacggcggcgctggccgtcaCGAACCCCAACCGGCGCGTGTCCATCTACTACGACCAGCTCCAGGCGGTGGGGCTGTACCAGGGCGTGCGCTTCGGCCGCGCCACGCTGCCGCTGTCGTTCCAGGGCACGAGGCGCACggacgcggcgccggcgctgctcgCGGGCAGATCGCTCGTGGACCTGAACGCCGACGCGTTCGGCGAGGACAGCAGGACGGGGGTGTTCCCCGTGGACCTGTGGGTGGAAGGGATGGTGCGGTACAAGTTCGGCGAGCTGACCACCACCACGGCGAGCACGCTGAAGGTCAAGTGCCACCTGGCTCTGAAGCTGATGGTGGCGTCGGGTTGGGTCGATTGCACTGTCATCGACTTTTGA